The genomic DNA TCGTACCCCGGAAGTAGTCGCCCAGAGTATCAAAAGGTGCCTGAGTGAAGCCGCCGTATTGCATGGGAAAGCCTGCCTCCCGTGATTTTTCCACGAAAAGCCTGGAGTAGTATCCAACCTGCAGAGACTTCTCGCCTGCTTTTTTGAGAGCTTCCAGGGCTTCCACTACTTCCGGAGAGATAAATGCGCCGAAACCAAAAGGCGTACCCATGGCGTATGTGATGATGCCCCTGAGGGGAGGGAGCTTTTCAAAACCCTTAAGTGCTCCGAATATGCGGGGCCAATATGTCCTTACCATGAAATCAGTGGGATCGGCGAGGAAGGCATCATACTCGTCGGCCATCATATACTCATCATCCACAAACTGGTAGCTCACGTCCGCTGCAACACCGTGTCCCGGCCATCTTAACTGTTTGAAATCAAGTGTTTCGAGAAGGGGCCCAAGAAAACGAAGGGCAAAGGGATTATTGTCCATATCCGGCTCGAATTCCGTTAGGGTCTTCCATTGCGCCTTCCACAATTTTTCAGGATCATACATGACCTCTTCCAGAGTCATTCCGGAGTATTTGGCCGGAAAAAAACTGAAGTGTGCAAGAACCGGCACTCTGTCCGGTTTTTTCAGGGCTACAGCATCCAAAACACGCTGTTCACGTTCCTTGTAAAGTTCCTCTGTTGTCTTACCCATAATTATGGCTCCTGATTTAATATTTTTTCTCAGGGAGGATGAGGGGAACGTCCATAAAATTATAAATATCTTGCCCCTCGGGTTTTAATATCCCGAAAATTTACCCCGGTGTGATTCATTGCAATTTGTTTGCCTTTATCAAATTGAAACTTTACTTCCAAACATTTTAGAAATGCAAGGAAATTATTATCGGCGATGGTGGTATTTTTTATACAGGCGCGAAACCCTTTTCTATTTTGCGCCAAATAATCGGTGGAAATTGGACACACAATCTTCCATACAAAAAGTATTGCAAAATAAGGAAAATCACCGTATAAAAGAAAATCCCGGCAGGGGGCTGCGAACGGGGGGTATTTTGTCAGGTCCATGAATGTTTTAGTTAGTTTCACGTCCGGAAAGGGTCCTTTTCCGCCCCGGCAGTGTCAATCTGCGGTCTTGCTTGTGCGACGTACATGTTGTACGTCTCCGCGCAATCCCTTGAGTTCCTTGCCGGAACGAAAAAAACTTCCTTTCCGACCCGGAAACCGATAGTTTTACATCCGGGGTTTCCGGATGGTAACTAGTTATACTAATTTGGTTTCATGCATAGAACGAGGCGACGACGACGAGCCGACGTAGGCGTACTACCAGTACTTCGAGGAGCGCGAAGAGGAGGCAACGAAGTTATATGATTGAAGGCGAATTTGTATTAGTAAAGGGGCGCAGATCATCAAGACAAAAGCAAATAGACTTTATTATATCGACAATTTAAGAATATACATGACGTTTTCTGTGGTGCTTCACCATGCGGCGGTCATTTACGGAGTTCCGGGCGGGTGGTACTATGCGGAATATGCCGATGACAACCTGTCCCAGATATTTTTAACCATCCTCACCTTTCTTGGCAGGGCGTTTGTTATCCAGTTTTTCTTTTTTATAGCCGCTTTTTTCACACCTGCTTCGTATGATCGAAAAGGACCGCTTAGCTTTATGAAGGACAGGATGATCAAGCTCGGTATACCTCTTGTTGTGTATTCTTACTTTATCGGTCCTGCTATCACATATCTCGTTAATTACAACACCCTTTCTGCAGAGTACTCTTTCCTCGAAAATATCTATGATTTTAAAAATGTAGCACCTGCAGCCCTCTGGTTTGCAGAGGTTCTTATCATCTTTTCTTTCTTCTACATTCTGTGGCGTTTATTTACAAAGTTCTTTTCGCCGGACCACGGGAGCAGTGGTACTTTTCCTGCCAATGTCACGATCTTGTTTTTGGCGATCATTATAGGGCTTATCACCTTTCTGGCCCGGATATATTATCCTGCTACTTATAAGGTTTTTCATCTGAGGCCCGGCAACTATCCGCCGTATATCGCCATGTTTATACTCGGGATCGTAACCTATCGCCGGAAATGGCTGGCCTGCATAAATCATGATGTTTACAGATTCTGGATAAAAGTATTGGCCTTCTCATTCCTTCTTTTTGTCGGATTTATAGTCTGTGACGGCATACTGAATAAACATGCTGTACTCTACAGAGGAGGGCCGACCTGGCAGGGGCTTTTCGGCGCTCTCTGGGAAAATATTACCTGTGTAGGAGCTATTATATGCTGCATATATCTTGGCAACAAGTATGACAATCACCAGGGAAGGCTTTTCGGGGTATTGTCGAAAGATGCCTTTGCAGTCTACGTCTTTCATGCGCCCGTTGTGGTTGCTTTTACTTATTTTATGAAGGATATGCCGCTCTATCCCTTGCTTAAATTTGTCATTGTCTTTGCTGCTGCAACGCCTTTTACATTTGCATTATGTCATTACTGTATCATGAAAATTCCCTTTGCAAAGCGCATTCTGTAATTGGCAAAGCACGTCATATGTGTGTGGGCATATTGGTAAAAATATCTCTTATTTCCGGAGCGACATTCGTAAAATCGAGATCATCTATCATATCATGCAATTCAATGTCTTTTGCGAGTTTAAAGACAGCCATTCCCTTAGCTGCTGCCTTGCCGGCATCATCTTCAATTATGCATGAAACCCAGAAGGTATTGTGTCCTTGTTTCAGCAGCTTTCCCTTTGCTGTATAATGTTTATCGCAAATGACCGGCTGCAGGAGTTCAACCTCCATTTTCCTGGTCATAGACGCCTTCCTCGTTTCAACAGCAATAGTCCACCACATAAGTTCGTCAAGTATCCCTGCTACGATGCCTCCGTGCGCAATCCCATTGAACCCCTGGAATCTTCTCTCAAGCGTAAAGTCGCATATTACAGTACTTTCCTGATACCGCAATATAAGCTTTACACCTGTCGGCTCCTCTTTGCTGCAGAAAAAACATTTTCTGTACCCCGGAAGTTTATTCATCTGTTCTCCATTAATATTGTTACTTTAGCCTCACTTCCGACAGATAAAGATGGTCTGTCTCGACCTCTACCAAAGCCTCGAATATCTGTTTTATCCGTGCATTGTCCGCTTCTTCAGCAGCTTTTTTGTAAAATGCGATTGCCCTTGTTTCACGTTCATGGGATTCCTGTAAATTTTTCGGATTTTCTATGAAACAGGTTTCGTTTCCTGCAGGCACAGCAGGAAGCTTCAGTATCTTTTTCCAGATAGCGGCATGCTCTGCCTCTATTTTAGATAACGCCTTGAAGAGAAGCTTCCCTTCTTCATTATCAGTTTTACCTGCTGCGCAGGAGTAAAAGGACGAATTGCTTACTTCAACTTTCAGGGCATATTCTGCGTTAGCCCTGTCCTTATCGCTTAAAGCAACATCAAAACTTACCTTTGCTTCCTTTGCTTCCAATATGTAAGACAGATGGGCGCCGCAAAAGGGGCAGTTTGCCGGCGGATTATCCCCGATATAAGGATCTCCGCAAATTATACATCTCCACAGTTTTACCATAATCTTACCTCCTTTTATTATTAAGCAGATTTTTCAAAAGCGCTCTTGGGTGCATTACAAATAGGACAGTGCCAATCCTCCGGCAATTCTTCAAAGGGTACCTTCTCAACTTTTTCGTCATATTGAAAACCGCATACAGAACATGTCCAGACCATATTTCCCTCCTTTTTTAAATATTTGTCGGTTCTTTTTTGCTGCAATTCAAATTCTTATGCAGCCTTAGTGACTATTCTAATATTTTCAGACAAAGTTTGCACTGAAAAATCACATTTTGTTTTACCTGTTCATTATGTATACTATGTCTCAGTGCATAAAGCGGGAGACATATATACAAGCAATATCAATAGAATCAGTCGGGGCTGTTCAACAGTCTTTTGCATGATAAGCGGCTTTTTTCTGCTATACTTTCCCGCAATAAGAAAGGATGTACGGAAAAAACAATGTTTTTAAGGTTGATATATGGTTTTATCATGTTTTTTTGCCTTTTAACCGTCTTGTATGCTGCAGAAGAGTCGGTGCAGATTGAAGAGTCGGTTAAGGTTGTTGTAGAGGGGCTAACCGGTATAGAGCGTTCGAACGTGGAAACAGCGCTTGCCCGGCCGTCGGGACTTGTCAATAAAGGAGTAGTGGATACGAGGTGGCTGGGACGCTTCAACCAGGAAATTCCCCAAAAGGTGAAAAATAGCCTTGAGCCTTTTGGGTATTATAAGGCACAAGTGTCAACAACCCTCGAAAAAGCAGATAGCGGAATATACCTTTTACATGTAGATGTAAAGAAAGGTGAGCCTGTCTGTCTTACGGAGGTGCAGGTAAGTGCGGATGGCCCTGGTGCCGAAGAAAAGGATCTCATTGAGCTTATCAAAAAATATCCGCTTCATAAAGGTGATGTGCTGCGTCAGGATATATATGAACGCGCAAAAAACGAATTACAGAATAAAATGGTGGATCTCGGTTATCTTGATGCATCATTTTCAATACATAAAATAAATATTTCCTTACACAGCCTGGAAGCACAGATTAATATTTTACTTCAGACAGGACCCAGATATAGATTCGGGGATGTTACCTTTTCAGGTGCCATACCTTATCCGGAAAGTTTTTTAAGGCGCTATCTTCAAATCAAGAGCGGCGAGGTATTTTTATATGAGAAGATAGCCGGTACGCAGGCTAATCTGACAAATTCAGACCGCTTCAGAGAAGTTATTATTAATGCTAAAAAAGAAAAAGCTGTTGATTACTGTGTGCCAATCGAGATTGTGCTTGTTCCTTCGTTGCCGAAACGTTTTAAAATAGGTGCCGGTTACGGCACTGATACAGGACCCCGTGGATCAATGTATTACCGGGATGTGAACATTGCCGGCAGGGGACATGAATTGCTTGCGGAACTAACTGTCAGTCCTGCTTTGCAAGGGATAGCGACGCGCTACACAATACCGGGGCAAAAGGATACAGATGCCCTCACATCCTTCAAGATAGCTGCTCAGGCAGAAGATACTCAGAGCTATACCATCAATTTGGCAACAGCAGAGGTTGAACGTGCCAGGAGCTTTGGTGCAGGAAGGGTCGGATCTCTTTTCATGCAGATTCAAAAGGAATATTCCGAAGCAGGTAATGAGAGGACTAACTCGTTTCTTATTATGCCAGGAATGCGGTTTTCCGAACGACGTTTTAATAAATTGGTACGGCCGGAGAAGGGATTCCATTATCAGATGGAATTGAAAGGAACCACTAAGGAGATAGGTTCCGATGTTGGATTTATGCAGGTCGTATCAAAAGGGGAGTTGCTTATTCCTCTCCCGAAAGGATTTTCAATTTTGACAAGGGTACAGGCCGGTGCAACCTGGCAGGGGGACACTG from Pseudomonadota bacterium includes the following:
- a CDS encoding ferritin, giving the protein MVKLWRCIICGDPYIGDNPPANCPFCGAHLSYILEAKEAKVSFDVALSDKDRANAEYALKVEVSNSSFYSCAAGKTDNEEGKLLFKALSKIEAEHAAIWKKILKLPAVPAGNETCFIENPKNLQESHERETRAIAFYKKAAEEADNARIKQIFEALVEVETDHLYLSEVRLK
- a CDS encoding acyltransferase family protein produces the protein MDNLRIYMTFSVVLHHAAVIYGVPGGWYYAEYADDNLSQIFLTILTFLGRAFVIQFFFFIAAFFTPASYDRKGPLSFMKDRMIKLGIPLVVYSYFIGPAITYLVNYNTLSAEYSFLENIYDFKNVAPAALWFAEVLIIFSFFYILWRLFTKFFSPDHGSSGTFPANVTILFLAIIIGLITFLARIYYPATYKVFHLRPGNYPPYIAMFILGIVTYRRKWLACINHDVYRFWIKVLAFSFLLFVGFIVCDGILNKHAVLYRGGPTWQGLFGALWENITCVGAIICCIYLGNKYDNHQGRLFGVLSKDAFAVYVFHAPVVVAFTYFMKDMPLYPLLKFVIVFAAATPFTFALCHYCIMKIPFAKRIL
- a CDS encoding PaaI family thioesterase, with translation MNKLPGYRKCFFCSKEEPTGVKLILRYQESTVICDFTLERRFQGFNGIAHGGIVAGILDELMWWTIAVETRKASMTRKMEVELLQPVICDKHYTAKGKLLKQGHNTFWVSCIIEDDAGKAAAKGMAVFKLAKDIELHDMIDDLDFTNVAPEIRDIFTNMPTHI
- a CDS encoding rubredoxin translates to MVWTCSVCGFQYDEKVEKVPFEELPEDWHCPICNAPKSAFEKSA
- a CDS encoding autotransporter assembly complex protein TamA; this translates as MFLRLIYGFIMFFCLLTVLYAAEESVQIEESVKVVVEGLTGIERSNVETALARPSGLVNKGVVDTRWLGRFNQEIPQKVKNSLEPFGYYKAQVSTTLEKADSGIYLLHVDVKKGEPVCLTEVQVSADGPGAEEKDLIELIKKYPLHKGDVLRQDIYERAKNELQNKMVDLGYLDASFSIHKINISLHSLEAQINILLQTGPRYRFGDVTFSGAIPYPESFLRRYLQIKSGEVFLYEKIAGTQANLTNSDRFREVIINAKKEKAVDYCVPIEIVLVPSLPKRFKIGAGYGTDTGPRGSMYYRDVNIAGRGHELLAELTVSPALQGIATRYTIPGQKDTDALTSFKIAAQAEDTQSYTINLATAEVERARSFGAGRVGSLFMQIQKEYSEAGNERTNSFLIMPGMRFSERRFNKLVRPEKGFHYQMELKGTTKEIGSDVGFMQVVSKGELLIPLPKGFSILTRVQAGATWQGDTAGNLPIALRFFAGGDNSIRGYKYQSLGPKGDNGEVIGGKHILIGNIELERAISTNWGIAAFYDVGNSFNNFSNIVPAQGAGMGCRYYTPVGPVRLDLARQIGIVNPGYRIHFSIGLEL